From the genome of Corallococcus macrosporus DSM 14697:
TGCACCTGGGTCCACTGGCGGGTCTCAACCCAGGGCGCGCCCCCGCCTCGCAGGGCCACCTCCCAGGCGAGCGAGGGGCGCCGCAGCATGGGTTCGGTCTCCAGGGCGCTCGTCAGCACCTCCACGGTGACAGGCGCGCCTCGCAGGTAGCGAAAGCCCTCCGTGAAGTCGCCTCGCCGTCGTGTCCACCACGCCTCCACGGCCAGGGCGTCCACCTCGCCGGGGAGCGCCCGGGGCGCGGGGAGCCAGGCCTCGCGGTCCTCGGCCTCGGGTTCGGCCTCCTCCTCGGAGTCCTCATCATCCGCGTCGGCGGGGGCCTCCACGAGGAACGGAGGCGCCATGGGAAGTCCGGTGATGGCGGCGAAGGAAGTCGCGGCCAGCGGGGCCTGGGCCTCCTCGCGCAGCAGCGGCAGCAACGCCTCGGCCGCCAGGAGCCTGCCGCTGAAGCCCGCCGCCCAGATGACCTCCGCCGCTGGGGAGCCACCCTTCAGGCGCGCGACGAGGTCCGCGAGGTCCTTCGACTCCCCCGCCACGGCGAGCGATAGGAGCGCGGCGCGCGACGTGGAGCCCCGGGCGTGCTCCCAGGCCTCTCGTGAGCCCAGCAGCAGCCCGGTCTCCAGGGCGGCGGCGCTGACGGTGGGATGGGCGTGGCTCAGGGCGCGTGCGAGCCGAGCGTCCCCTGCCTGCGTCCTGGGCGCGAAGGCCAGGGCACGAAGGGCCTCGGCATGCAGCGCCGGGTCGGCCTCCCAGTCGAGCTTCTCGAGCGCGGCGCTCGGGTCGAGGTGACGGACTCGCGCGACCCGGAGGACTCCCGCCTGGAGGGCTGGAGGCAGCGCCGGCAGCTTCCGCAGGAGCAGGGCGTGGAGGTCCGGCCGGTCGAGCAGCTCCAGCGCGCGGAGGAGGCCCGGATGCGTCTCCTCGGCCCCCTGCTCCAACGGGTGGAACACAGGCTCGCGCCAGTCGGCATCCTCGGCGGAGAGCAGGGCCCAGGCAGCGCTGGCCACGCGCGCGGGGTCCTCGGAGGTCAGCGCGGGCAGCAGCAGGCGGGTGGCGACGGCGGTGCCCCCCAGCACGAGCGCATCCAGGTGGGCCCGCAGGCGCCCTTCATCGCCCTCGGCCACCGAGGCCAGGGTGTGCTCCGGGCTCCAGAGGGCGTGCTCCCACTGCGTCCACAGGAACTCGGCTTCCTCGAGGTGGCGTTCCAGAAGCTCCCAACGAACCGTGGGACGGCGTGTCGACAAGGACCTCACAGCTCCTTTTCACAGACGAGGC
Proteins encoded in this window:
- a CDS encoding TIGR02270 family protein — translated: MRSLSTRRPTVRWELLERHLEEAEFLWTQWEHALWSPEHTLASVAEGDEGRLRAHLDALVLGGTAVATRLLLPALTSEDPARVASAAWALLSAEDADWREPVFHPLEQGAEETHPGLLRALELLDRPDLHALLLRKLPALPPALQAGVLRVARVRHLDPSAALEKLDWEADPALHAEALRALAFAPRTQAGDARLARALSHAHPTVSAAALETGLLLGSREAWEHARGSTSRAALLSLAVAGESKDLADLVARLKGGSPAAEVIWAAGFSGRLLAAEALLPLLREEAQAPLAATSFAAITGLPMAPPFLVEAPADADDEDSEEEAEPEAEDREAWLPAPRALPGEVDALAVEAWWTRRRGDFTEGFRYLRGAPVTVEVLTSALETEPMLRRPSLAWEVALRGGGAPWVETRQWTQVQREQAHAPRGQRPESRTLAGRWPRGRRSDTPA